CAGGTTTGAATTCAAGTCCGTTTCTCCTTTAAGTTATTGAATGTGACTCTCTCTTTATGCTAACGAGgagttttgtttgtgttgtcAGGTTTCTTCTGTTGTGGTGAGGTTACGGAGGGAGTCTCTTGGAGTATCTGTGCTTAGCAAGAATCATGTTCCTACCAAAGGGGCCTATTACCCTGCTGTAGAGAAGGCTTTGGAGATTATAAAGCAGAAGAGTTCGTCTCTCAGCAAGGTAGTTTAGTGACTTCGTGTGCGTGCGTATCTGTTCTTTACTCAGTTATGGTTCCTGTTGTAACTGATTGTTTTCTGTTTGTGAAATCAGGTCGTGCTTGCTCGCAACAGCAGAGTTATAACAGATACCGACATTGATCCCATTGCTTGGCTTGCACAGTTACAGGTGTGTGTTTTGACCTTTGattctgaatatatatatatatatagcaatgTTTTTAGGACATAAATCTCATTACAATTATTGTGTGACAGAGTGAAGGGCATGATGCATATCAGTTCTGTCTACAACCACCAGGTGCACCAGCTTTTATCGGTAACACGGTATGTTATAATTTAGTCTTTAGGTACATTTTATATGGACGAAACAAGGCTGACATATTCGTCTCTTTGTGATATAGCCTGAGAGGCTTTTCCAAAGGAACCAGTTAGGTGTCTGCAGTGAAGCTTTGGCTGCAACTAGGCCTCGAGCCGCTTCAAGGGCTCGTGATATGGAGATAGAGCGTGACTTACTAACCAGGTCATTTTTCCTTTTACTCTACTGTTTTGAACCATCGTAGAATCCATTTCTCTGATCTCATTTGTGTACTGACGTGGTTTGCTAAACTGCTGCAGCCCCAAAGACGACCTTGAGTTCTCTATTGTACGAGAGAATATCAGAGAAAAGTTAAACGTAAGTTCAATCATCTTGTTCTGCAGCTTTCACTCTTTTTCCTGTTAAGATACCAATCTTGAAATCTTTTCTTGTACttgtttcatttatttttcttattatcaTTTCTTTTGCTCTGCAGTCTATATGTGACAAGGTAGTTGTTAAGCCCCAAAAAACTGTGAGGAAGCTTGCAAGAGTGCAACACCTGTATTCACAATTAGCCGGGAGGCTTAGGAGGGAAGATGATGAGGTGAGAATAGTTTTATATCACATAATCATCTAGATCACTTGAATTTAAAGGGTCTTGAATGTTATCTCCAGAAGTTTCTATTCCTTAGAGATTAGGTTCGACCCTTTTGTCTTATGTTTTACTATACAGTTTGACATCTTGGCTGCTCTGCATCCAACTCCAGCTGTTTGTGGGCTTCCAGCAGAAGAAGCTAGGCTTTTGATTAAGGAAATAGGTAAGATTTCTTGTTTCTGACATCttatgctttgttttttttctttcccgagttttcttattaaaacattTCTCGTCTCCCAGAATCATTTGATAGAGGAATGTACGCTGGACCTATTGGTTTCTTTGGTGGAGTGGAGAGTGAGTTTGCAGTTGGTATCAGATCAGCTCTAGTGGAGAAGGTGAAGATCTTATTTGCTCTAGAAAAATACTTTCCTCAGTTTAAGAAACTAGACTGAATCGTTTCTTTTGAATTATTATTACAGGGTCTTGGGGCATTGATCTATGCGGGGACAGGGATAGTAGCTGGAAGCAACCCAACCTCAGAGTGGAATGAGCTTGATCTAAAGATATCTCAGGTTCGAGTTGTTAACAAAATTGTTACCTAACTCTGCGcttcttttgtttctaaaaaCCCTTGTTTTATTCATTTTGTGTGGTTGTTTCTGCAGTTCACCAAGTCAATTGAATCTgaggcaacaacaacaacaactctgCAGCCAATTAACTGAAGAAGAGTAACAACATTTGTTTATCCTTGTAGTGTATGTGGAAAGGGGTTACAATAGAGAATCAGTGTGTATTTTGTCTACGTTGtaaatagaaataatatttGTTGAAAGTTCATAGGGGGTTTTCTGATTATATATTTCTTGGTTGTAACTAGGCCAGGCCTAATCTGAATGTTAATAAGGCTAAACCTTTCATTGTTAATGGGATTCGTTAATGTTTTGATCAGAAGCAAATTTTCTAATTaatctaaaacttaaaaattagtgctatgaaaagtaaaaaaaaacaaatcaaacttttACTTTAATATCCAGAACACCTCTAAAATCAAGCTAACTggtataaaatatgaaaaacaaagaattcagcatattttttactttaacaTGGTAACCAATTGGAACGTTTAAGTGAATTCAAACAGATGACAAGAAAATAGGGTTGAGATAATCATTTTTCACATCTAAAACACTTTTTTCATAGAGGGCTTGTGtgataaagaaaaatagaacTTTAATGAAAACGGTGAtgcttttttcaatttttacgAAAACGATGTTTGAAACATGTGCTATACTGTTTGGAAAAGATAATGTTCGTTATTTCTTTTCATGTCCTATTTGACTAAATTGTAACTTTTGTGTTGTCCACAACAAAACCGGATTGGTACATTTAACAACCCGATTATGGTTATTATAACCAAACCGGGATATTTCACAACAGACACACAGAAAAGGTGGTGTGAAAAATAAACAAAGGCTATGGCAATGACGAGAGCACGAGGGAACAAAATTCTTTATCGTATTGTGTGTGGGATACAAAATCAAGGATCATAATGGTCCCTACCCACTTCACTCCTCACATTAAATGGTAGCATTCATATCATATAATGCaataaaaacaagattttcttGGTTTTTCCTTCATAAAATAAGAACCCACTGCGTAGTAATTTATGTGAAAGTCCCATAACATTTAATGATTCTCTCAAGTCACAACTCACAAGTATTGATCATTTATCTCTGACTTCAAATGAAAAGAACAATCTATAGCAATGACCTTGATTTCACCAAATAGAACAAAACCGGGGGAGGAGGTTTGGGCCTTAAACGATGGTATGGATTTTGTTAGTCGAGTCCAATAAACGGTAAGTGGCATATTCCAAACTTAAAATGGAAAAACATTAATAATCTCtgagataattttttaaattagattaagaaacttgtgtgtgttttaaaataactaaagttTCCATCCAACCGCCTTGGTTGCCAAATCTTGTCATGTAATATtgtaactagatcttgacccgtgcgtacgggtattaattttcacttttagattttatttatttatataaaataatatatttataatatttgatcattttatattgactaagttagaTGTGGATATTTGGGTacccactcgaattcggttaaaatctattcgggtttgagattttcgagtttaaagattctagctttattcgtgtatttataaattttggttccagtttgattcagatctttgcgggtttgataacccgtttaaactatttttaatttttcaaaatttatatatctttaaatatccttaaatctaaaaattaaaataatataacatgtaaatttgagtaatgtaagccaaagtacctaaattaaaaatttaaaatatgtttaacttgGATATttagatgaagaataaatatatattttaagtatttttggtgttttgataattatttatctactttagatgtttacttttgactattttttatatttcaaatattttaaacaattttaaaatagcttatattttagatattaactctaaaaatagctaacatattgaagtatataaatatgatttaaatacattcgaatatccgaaatatttcgttcagatcaggtttggttatggttctctagataccaaaatggtaaatccgtctggatattatctagtttcggttcaaatttggtaatatttttttcgttgAGATTCATTAAATGaaaagttgatattataatttctatcaattgtttgtccaataaaaatgtaatttatttaatttgacattgatttaatggagaagttaatgaagtgtatttaattcaaatttaattttggaaaacacattaatctaagtggaaaagataaagcattaaaataggaagtaatatttaattgtgtatttaattttggaaaacacattaactaaagtGAAAAAGACAACCATAAAAATAGGAAGCTTAATTAATACTACAGTGGCATGAAAtgtaaataaaagtaaaaattaaggggtatttttaaatgggtacttctcttttaataagatagatggcgactttaataaaataaatgaagaatcaagaacaaaataaaataaacaaatgagAGAGTACAATAATAAAATCAGAGAACACGTATAAAGGGAAGAATAAAACGAAGGCTTGGCGATAGAGAATGGAATCAGATTTCCCCATTATCTAACGCCAAATATTCTTTCCCCCTTTATGCCTTTCACCATAATTAGGTTTATTTGTATCTAATATTCTAACTAATTTAACCAATAAATCTAagtctatattttctttttatagtttttagctataaaattatgagttataatattaaaaataaaagagagaaaatgagatgaATTCACTAAATGAAAACTTCAATAAACCCTGAAAACTCATAACCATAGTACTatagttttgttaaaatatgattattatataaaaaaaatatttacagtatttttaataacaatgaTCTCTCTTTAGATCTACCTAAGTTGTAGTTtgctaaatttataaaaactatttgGGTGTTTAATCAGTAGAAGTAAGTTCATTTCAAATGTAATACAGGAAAACCATCcataaaacaataattttatcgACCGTATGCTTAGTAGTTAATCTCAAGATTTGGTAACAGAAACTAAAATTACTTATACAAAACAAGCAAGAAAAACATTACAAGAAGAAATGGCAttaaagaaagaagaacaaattcaaataaataaagtatagCCTCGAAAAAACACACTTTctcctctctttttctctctctctcttccgcGATTATCGTCTCTGTGACAAAGGTtcgaaactctctctctttctacgATGAACACGACGCCGTTTCAATCAGATCCTCCGCCTTCGAGGATGCAGCGAAAACTCGTCGTGGAAGTAGTAGAAGCCCGCAACCTCCTCCCTAAAGACGGCCAAGGAAGCTCGAGCGCCTACGTGGTGGTCGATTTCGACGCCCAGAAGAAACGAACCTCCACCAAGTTCCGCGACCTAAACCCTATCTGGAACGAGATGCTCGATTTCTCCGTCAACGACCCCCAGAACATGGACTACGACGAGCTCGACATCGAGGTCTACAACGACAAGCGTTTCGGCAACGGCGGCGGCCGGAAAAACCACTTCCTCGGCAGGGTCAAGATCTACGGGAGCCAGTTCTCCAGACGCGGCGACGAAGGCCTCGTCTACTTCCCGCTCGAGAAGAAGAGCGTCTTCAGCTGGATTCGCGGCGAGATTGGGCTCAAGATTTACTATTACGACGAACTCGCCGGCGACAACGAGAACATggagcaacaacaacaaccaccgCCGCAGCCGCAACGAGAAGCTGACGAACAGTTTGTTCCTCCTCCGCCGCAGCAGATGCAGAATCTACCTCCGGAGAAACCGTCGCCGGTTTTCGAATCGGCTCAGAGTCATAGCTACCAAGAACCTCAGCAACCGCCGGTGGTTATCGTTGAGGAATCTCCTCCGCCGACGCAGGAGGTGATGCAGGGTCCTCCCAGCGATAACCATCCTCCACCACGACCGCCGTCTCCGCCTCATCACGAGGTGCATCGCTATCCGCCGGAGGTGAGGAAGATGCAGGTAGGGAGACCTCCCGGCGGAGACAGGATCAGAGTCGCCGCGAAACGGCCTAACGGAGATTTCTCCCCTAGGGTTATCAGCAGCAAGATCGGAGCCTCGGAGGCCGCGATGGATAAGAAGACTACTCACCACCCTTGCAACCTCGTCGAGCCAATGCAGTACCTCTTCGTGAGGATCGTGAAAGCGCGTGGGCTCCCGCCGAACGAGAGCGCGTACGTCAAAGTACGAACTTCTAACCATTTCGTCAGGTCTAAACCGGCTGTTAACCGGCCTGGCGAACCGACGGATTCTCCGGCATGGAATCAGGTCTTCGCGCTGGGACATAACCGAACCGACTCAGCCGCGTCGGGCGCGACTCTCGAAATCTCGGCCTGGGACGCTTCGTCGGAGAGTTTCCTCGGCGGTGTTTGTTTCGATCTCTCCGAGGTTCCGGTTCGCGACCCGCCGGATAGTCCGCTCGCTCCTCAGTGGTACCGCCTCGAAGGCTCGGCCGCCGATCAGAACTCCGGGAGAGTCTCCGGCGATATCCAGCTCTCCGTGTGGATCGGCACTCAGGTAGACGAGGCTTTCCCGGAGGCGTGGAGCTCCGACGCTCCGCACGTGGCGCACACTCGGTCCAAGGTGTACCAGTCGCCGAAGCTCTGGTACTTGAGAGTGACTGTTCTGGAGGCGCAGGATCTACACATCGCTCCGAATCTTCCGCCGTTGACGGCGCCTGAGGTCCGTGTGAAAGCTCAGCTAGGGTTTCAGTCGGCACGTACACGGCGAGGCTCGATGAATAATCACAGTGGCTCGTTTCATTGGCACGAAGATATGATCTTCGTAGCTGGGGAGCCGTTGGAAGACTGTTTGATGCTGATGGTTGAAGATAGGACGAGTAAAGAGCCGATGGTTCTAGGGCACGCGATGATACCAGTGAGCTCCATTGAGCAGAGAATCGATGAGCGTTTCGTGCCGTCTAAATGGCATGCTTTGGAAGGAGAAGGTGGAGGACCTTACTGTGGGAGGATTAGCTTAAGACTGTGTCTTGAAGGTGGGTATCACGTGCTTGAAGAAGCTGCGCACGTGTGTAGTGACTTCCGTCCCACGGCTAAGCAGCTCTGGAAACCACCGATCGGAGTACTTGAGCTGGGGATACTCGGAGCTCGTGGGTTGTTACCGATGAAGGCTAAAAACGGAGGGAAAGGCTCCACTGATGCTTACTGTGTCGCTAAGTACGGGAAGAAATGGGTTCGGACGCGAACCATAACTGACAGTTTCGACC
The sequence above is drawn from the Raphanus sativus cultivar WK10039 chromosome 7, ASM80110v3, whole genome shotgun sequence genome and encodes:
- the LOC108814915 gene encoding isochorismate synthase 1, chloroplastic; this translates as MASLHLSSRFLATNTKKHSSISTSHHYSPAPFTRLFFRKKFKSCSMSMNGCEGDFKTPLGTVETRTMSTVLSPTAATERLISAVSELKSQPPPFSSGVVRLQVPIDQQIGAIDWLQAQNEIQPRCFFSRRSDVGRPDLLLDLANDEENSNGNGLGGSSGRDLVSVAGIGSAVFFRDLDPFSHDDWRSIRRFLSSKSPLIRAYGGMRFDPNGKISVEWEPFGAFYFAVPQVEFNEFGGSSMLAATLAWDDELSWTLEDAIESLQETMLQVSSVVVRLRRESLGVSVLSKNHVPTKGAYYPAVEKALEIIKQKSSSLSKVVLARNSRVITDTDIDPIAWLAQLQSEGHDAYQFCLQPPGAPAFIGNTPERLFQRNQLGVCSEALAATRPRAASRARDMEIERDLLTSPKDDLEFSIVRENIREKLNSICDKVVVKPQKTVRKLARVQHLYSQLAGRLRREDDEFDILAALHPTPAVCGLPAEEARLLIKEIESFDRGMYAGPIGFFGGVESEFAVGIRSALVEKGLGALIYAGTGIVAGSNPTSEWNELDLKISQFTKSIESEATTTTTLQPIN
- the LOC130494743 gene encoding protein QUIRKY-like — its product is MNTTPFQSDPPPSRMQRKLVVEVVEARNLLPKDGQGSSSAYVVVDFDAQKKRTSTKFRDLNPIWNEMLDFSVNDPQNMDYDELDIEVYNDKRFGNGGGRKNHFLGRVKIYGSQFSRRGDEGLVYFPLEKKSVFSWIRGEIGLKIYYYDELAGDNENMEQQQQPPPQPQREADEQFVPPPPQQMQNLPPEKPSPVFESAQSHSYQEPQQPPVVIVEESPPPTQEVMQGPPSDNHPPPRPPSPPHHEVHRYPPEVRKMQVGRPPGGDRIRVAAKRPNGDFSPRVISSKIGASEAAMDKKTTHHPCNLVEPMQYLFVRIVKARGLPPNESAYVKVRTSNHFVRSKPAVNRPGEPTDSPAWNQVFALGHNRTDSAASGATLEISAWDASSESFLGGVCFDLSEVPVRDPPDSPLAPQWYRLEGSAADQNSGRVSGDIQLSVWIGTQVDEAFPEAWSSDAPHVAHTRSKVYQSPKLWYLRVTVLEAQDLHIAPNLPPLTAPEVRVKAQLGFQSARTRRGSMNNHSGSFHWHEDMIFVAGEPLEDCLMLMVEDRTSKEPMVLGHAMIPVSSIEQRIDERFVPSKWHALEGEGGGPYCGRISLRLCLEGGYHVLEEAAHVCSDFRPTAKQLWKPPIGVLELGILGARGLLPMKAKNGGKGSTDAYCVAKYGKKWVRTRTITDSFDPRWHEQYTWQVYDPCTVLTVGVFDNWRMFSDVSDDRPDTRIGKIRIRVSTLESNKVYTNSYPLLVLLPSGLKKMGEIEVAVRFACPSLLPDVCAAYGQPLLPRMHYIRPLGVAQQDALRGAATKMVAAWLARAEPPLGPEVVRYMLDADSHSWSMRKSKANWYRIVGVLAWAVGLAKWLDNIRRWRNPVTTVLVHILYLVLVWYPDLVVPTAFLYVVMIGVWYYRFRPKIPAGMDIRLSQAETVDPDELDEEFDTVPSSRRPEVIRARYDRLRILAVGVQTILGDFAAQGERIQALVSWRDPRATKLFITICLVITIVLYVVPAKMVAVALGFYYLRHPMFRDTMPTASLSFFRRLPSLSDRLI